ATCGTCCTCGATGCCGGCGGAACCATTCGCGGGCGGATACGGAATGACCAGGGCGAACCCGTCGCGGGCGCGAAGGTCGAACTGCACGAGTGGCTGCTGAACCGGCAGCATTGGCTGCGTACCGAGGTGCAGTCGGACGGGGACGGCGCTTTCGCGTTCGAGCACGTGCCGCTGCAAGGGTCGTTGCGCTTCTATATCGGCGCAGGGCCCTATCAGGGCGTTTCGACCGAGGCGCTCTATTGCCGCGAAGAACCCTACGAGATTGTCCTGCACAAACCGGCGACTGTCGAGGGAAGGGTCACCGACGCGGAGACCGGCCAGCCCGTCCACTATTTCAAGATGCGCCAGGGCTTCCTCCAATCGGACGGTACCGTGAGCTGGAACGAATGCGCGGGCGACAAGCACGTGCCCTCGCTGACCGGCGCGTTCCAGTGGGAAGCCAAGAACGTGATCCTGAGCTGGCCGGACGAATCCGCTATTGTCTTCGGCATATTCGCGCGCGGTTACGTCCCGGCCGTAACGCCCAAAGTAAGCTACGGCAACGACGCCGGTCCCGTACAGATTGCCCTTGTCCGGGGCAAGCGCCTTGCGGGCACGGTCGCGGACAGCACGGATGCTCCGGTCAAGGGAGCGGACGTCATCTGGGTCGGCGAGAAGACACGGGTATGGATTCAGGACGGGCTGCTGCAACCGAACAGCGCGACCGTCGAAGGGATTCGCGACAAGACCAACACGCGGGGCCTCTTCGAACTGCTGCCCTGCAACACCCCGGGCACGCTGCTCGTGCTGCACGAAACGGGCTGGGCGCAAGTGCCCGTCGACGCCTTCGAGCCGGACTCGACGATTACCCTGCGTCCCTGGGCATGCGTCCAGGGCGATTGCTACGCCTCGGGCAAGCCCACCCCCGGGGTCACCGTCCGCATGGAACCGCTGCGTGAGGACCCGGATCGCGCGCAACCAATCGTCTGGAATCTGCACACCACTTCCTCTGAGACGGGCCATTACGTCTTCAACAAGGTGCCCGACCTGCCCCTGGTTCTGGGGTATTCAGGGCCGGACTTCGAAGTTTCCCACACTCAACGGGTCGCGCCGGAACCCGGCGAAACCGTGACGGCGGACGTCGGACACGCGCCTGGGCGCGTCGAAGGCCAAGCCGTTTGGGACGCGGCGCTGCTCGAAGGCCTTCCCCCGTCGAGTGAACCGGTGCTGCTCATGGCGGTCCTGGACGGGAAGGCGGAAGAAGGAGGCTACACGCCGCACTATTGCGTGTCCGCGGACCTGACCGGCGCGTTCTCTATCGAGAACGTATCGCCTGCCCCCTACGACTTGACCGTCGAACTGCACGCGCCGCGCCCGCCCATGGCCTGCGGCAACGGCATGCTGCTCGCGCAGGCCACGGCGCAGGTGACCGTACTCGACGGCACGCTCACGCTCCCGCCGTTGCGTCTCGACCGGCCCGACGCGCCCCTGCCCGGCGCGGCCGCGCCGCCGCTCGAAGCGAAAACGCTGGCGGGAGATGCCTTTTCCCTCGCCGCGCTGCGCGGCAGATGGGTCGTGCTCGATTTCTGGGCCAGTTGGTGCGTGCCGTGCCGCGAGGAAAGCCGAAAGTTGAAGGGCCTCTGGCAGCAATATGCCGGCGACGCCCGCGTCGCGTTCGTGGGCGTTGCATTCGATTATGATGCCGGCCGCGCTGCCAGCAGCGTGAAGGCTGGCGGCTACGGCTGGACACAGGTCTGCGGCGAAGGCTGGGGCGAGGATAATCCAGTCATCACCGCTTTCCGGATCGCAGCGATCCCGTCGATCTGGGTAATCGACCCGCAGGGTGCCGTGCTCGCTCGCGACGTGCGCGCGGAACGCGCCGAAGAAAT
The sequence above is drawn from the Candidatus Hydrogenedentota bacterium genome and encodes:
- a CDS encoding carboxypeptidase regulatory-like domain-containing protein — encoded protein: MRLPVTVAGKSAALWSRLVCTVALLGTIAALAAALAVADAITGNVTTSSGVPAEGVYFGTRLDPKILYKGPKSAADGGFSLEIASPEQRHWLAISPQLGRMAVFAIPEALSGPISVSLDFAAGEVYGRVVDAAGRPMPRGKVVLRVRGPGGDEFISNPVSTDAQGCYQTEYYIPLGDGIRVEAGLAGSPEQWGPAVAAGPYTLPLEMPDLTASGAAPAGTREDTAEDSPRRLVRYAGTVRDTGGAPVAGARLRFLYDHEGAGMNVKWAVSNAEGRWARLLPAQMTGFQMNVEHPEYMGNWQDRSILMPSMDDMRAGTGVITLARGRVLEGRVVAPDGAPVPHALVSAEVTMEEGPACVASGPDGAYRLACLARGFVEVVAMAPGYAATPIQADLREAVTTRDIVLDAGGTIRGRIRNDQGEPVAGAKVELHEWLLNRQHWLRTEVQSDGDGAFAFEHVPLQGSLRFYIGAGPYQGVSTEALYCREEPYEIVLHKPATVEGRVTDAETGQPVHYFKMRQGFLQSDGTVSWNECAGDKHVPSLTGAFQWEAKNVILSWPDESAIVFGIFARGYVPAVTPKVSYGNDAGPVQIALVRGKRLAGTVADSTDAPVKGADVIWVGEKTRVWIQDGLLQPNSATVEGIRDKTNTRGLFELLPCNTPGTLLVLHETGWAQVPVDAFEPDSTITLRPWACVQGDCYASGKPTPGVTVRMEPLREDPDRAQPIVWNLHTTSSETGHYVFNKVPDLPLVLGYSGPDFEVSHTQRVAPEPGETVTADVGHAPGRVEGQAVWDAALLEGLPPSSEPVLLMAVLDGKAEEGGYTPHYCVSADLTGAFSIENVSPAPYDLTVELHAPRPPMACGNGMLLAQATAQVTVLDGTLTLPPLRLDRPDAPLPGAAAPPLEAKTLAGDAFSLAALRGRWVVLDFWASWCVPCREESRKLKGLWQQYAGDARVAFVGVAFDYDAGRAASSVKAGGYGWTQVCGEGWGEDNPVITAFRIAAIPSIWVIDPQGAVLARDVRAERAEEILREALAAP